A single Xenopus laevis strain J_2021 chromosome 3S, Xenopus_laevis_v10.1, whole genome shotgun sequence DNA region contains:
- the LOC121402041 gene encoding uncharacterized protein LOC121402041 — protein MHAARDGRRPDAVVQGRHPRNAHRIPPDLLLFRRRQRSLKQRGTRRRRPRTRRSSCDQTTTDEGHSQGGTQEGTSIVINISKKVLSQSELNLLQKGLSFCPSSKLDTFSLDIDLQRFYRLLRLKVQFMDKEVRGTKADIGALTPQQFDLYKKSKYLPPTSFHPVETVISLMSRDINQFIQDPKGLRNMRYNNNLTQIERESLKVLMGDKDVIYKPADKGGALVILDREYYIQEILSQLSNRDTYIQLDKDPTDEITGLISEVLSRYHEQGVVTDSLKDYLTKEFPCIPVLYTLPKIHKNLQSPPGRPIVAGVNSVLSPLSIFLDKVLAPFVQCDLKCCVLSA, from the exons ATGCACGCCGCGAGGGACGGCAGGAGGCCGGACGCAGTAGTTCAGGGGAGACATCCTCGCAACGCGCATCGGATTCCTCCGGATCTTTTGCTTTTTAGGCGACGACAGCGCTCCCTCAAGCAGCGGGGAACGCGAAGGAGGCGCCCCAGAACCCGGCGCAGCAGCTGCGACCAAACCACGACAGACGAGGGTCACTCACAAGGCGGCACCCAAGAAGGGACTTCAATCGTGATTAACATCTCTAAAAAGGTACTGTCACAATCTGAACTGAATTTGTTACAGAAGGGTTTATCTTTTTGTCCATCCTCTAAGCTGGATACCTTTTCGCTGGACATTGACCTGCAAAGGTTCTATAGACTCTTACGTTTAAAAGTTCAGTTCATGGATAAAGAAGTTAGAGGGACTAAGGCTGATATTGGAGCATTAACTCCACAACAATTTGATTTGTATAAAAAGAGCAAATACCTTCCCCCTACTTCTTTTCATCCAGTGGAAACTGTTATATCCCTTATGTCTAGGGATATTAATCAGTTCATACAAGATCCCAAGGGGCTTAGAAATATGCGGTATAATAACAACTTAACTCAAATTGAACGGGAGTCCCTTAAAGTGTTGATGGGAGATAAAGATGTGATATACAAACCAGCTGATAAGGGGGGAGCATTGGTTATCTTGGATAGGGAATACTATATACAGGAGATATTGAGCCAATTGAGTAATAGAGATACCTATATACAGCTTGATAAAGATCCCACTGATGAAATTACTGGCTTAATATCTGAAGTATTGTCTCGCTATCATGAACAGGGTGTAGTGACTGATAGTTTGAAGGATTACCTTACAAAAGAATTTCCATGTATACCAGTGCTCTACAccctccccaagatacacaagaaTCTTCAATCCCCTCCAGGACGTCCCATAGTGGCCGGCGTTAATTCGGTCTTATCCCCGTTATCAATCTTTTTGGATAAAGTACTAGCGCCTTTTGTCCAGTGTG ATCTCAAATGTTGCGTGTTAAGCGCATAG